Proteins encoded together in one Riemerella anatipestifer window:
- a CDS encoding DUF7688 family protein, with protein sequence METKDRAEIHQNGQWILKGDITSIKVIFKNLIGENFQGKAYDDYIKYIALKQGFEKGEIKLYIDKKFINKGTIK encoded by the coding sequence ATGGAAACAAAAGACAGAGCAGAAATCCACCAAAATGGACAATGGATATTAAAGGGCGATATAACATCAATTAAGGTAATTTTTAAAAACCTTATAGGCGAGAATTTTCAAGGCAAAGCGTATGATGATTATATCAAATATATAGCCTTAAAGCAAGGCTTTGAAAAAGGAGAAATCAAACTTTACATAGACAAGAAATTTATTAACAAAGGAACAATCAAATAA
- a CDS encoding Bro-N domain-containing protein gives MSNIITHPQFGEIRVKQAKNEIWFCAKDVCGSLGYADTEVALRKLEDDEKLLRKIYASGQYRQYMFINESGLYALILRSNKPEARKFRKWVTSEVLPSIRKYGTYSTDPKIMSRAKARAEQKVVREMLSEVGSHLSRTDIKLVAKQCRTTEWQVEKVLRGEIKDTYMLQLLYARSTGNKILESQFYTASGAQKLMDELKNR, from the coding sequence ATGAGCAACATCATTACACACCCACAATTTGGGGAAATTAGAGTTAAACAAGCCAAAAATGAAATATGGTTTTGTGCGAAAGATGTATGCGGCTCATTAGGCTATGCCGATACCGAAGTTGCACTTAGAAAATTGGAAGACGACGAAAAGCTACTCCGTAAAATTTACGCATCAGGTCAGTATCGCCAATATATGTTTATCAACGAGAGTGGCTTATACGCCCTAATACTTAGAAGCAATAAACCCGAGGCTCGCAAATTTAGAAAATGGGTAACCTCGGAAGTGTTACCGAGCATCCGTAAGTATGGCACTTACAGCACCGACCCAAAAATAATGAGCCGTGCCAAGGCTCGTGCCGAGCAAAAAGTGGTAAGAGAAATGCTTTCGGAGGTAGGAAGTCATCTATCGCGTACGGATATAAAACTGGTCGCCAAGCAATGCCGCACTACGGAGTGGCAGGTGGAAAAGGTACTGCGAGGCGAAATAAAAGACACCTATATGCTCCAGCTCCTTTACGCACGAAGCACAGGCAACAAGATTTTGGAAAGTCAGTTCTACACTGCCAGCGGAGCCCAAAAACTAATGGACGAACTTAAAAATAGATAA